A single genomic interval of Pyrus communis chromosome 5, drPyrComm1.1, whole genome shotgun sequence harbors:
- the LOC137735181 gene encoding germin-like protein subfamily 3 member 2, with the protein MVYKTVVLFVVLLFNMSYVIFASDPDPVQDFCIANTEPASHSSQCKNSSLATVEDFVFSGIKVPGKFGPTGLSGVSVNSNVFPGLNTLGMSFVRADFKVGGVNVPHFHPRATETAFVLEGKIYSGFVDTNNRIFAKVIEKGEVMVFPRGLLHFQMNVGDTPATILGSFDSQNPGSQRIPAAIFGSGIKDKLLEKAFGLSSKEISKLKKKLGSH; encoded by the coding sequence aTGGTTTACAAAACGGTAGTCCTTTTCGTTGTCCTCCTCTTCAACATGAGCTATGTGATTTTCGCTTCTGATCCGGATCCGGTTCAAGACTTCTGCATAGCCAACACTGAGCCTGCAAGCCATTCCAGCCAATGCAAGAACTCATCCCTCGCAACTGTAGAAGATTTTGTATTTTCCGGCATTAAGGTTCCTGGAAAGTTTGGTCCTACCGGGCTTTCTGGCGTTTCGGTGAACTCAAATGTCTTTCCAGGACTCAACACACTCGGCATGTCATTTGTCCGAGCTGACTTTAAAGTTGGTGGAGTAAACGTGCCACATTTTCACCCGAGAGCCACGGAGACTGCATTCGTGCTCGAAGGAAAGATTTATTCGGGGTTTGTTGATACGAATAACAGGATTTTCGCCAAAGTGATCGAAAAAGGTGAGGTGATGGTGTTTCCAAGGGGTCTACTGCACTTCCAAATGAATGTTGGCGATACTCCGGCAACTATATTGGGCAGCTTTGACAGCCAAAACCCCGGATCCCAGAGAATCCCCGCTGCAATTTTCGGATCCGGTATCAAAGATAAGCTCTTGGAAAAAGCTTTTGGATTGAGTTCTAAGGAGATTTCTAAGTTGAAAAAGAAGCTTGGTTCACATTGA